The following coding sequences are from one Zalophus californianus isolate mZalCal1 chromosome 15, mZalCal1.pri.v2, whole genome shotgun sequence window:
- the CDK1 gene encoding cyclin-dependent kinase 1 → MEDYTKIEKIGEGTYGVVYKGRHKTTGQVVAMKKIRLESEEEGVPSTAIREISLLKELRHPNIVSLQDVLMQDSRLYLIFEFLSMDLKKYLDSIPPGQFMDSSLVKSYLYQILQGIVFCHSRRVLHRDLKPQNLLIDDKGTIKLADFGLARAFGIPIRVYTHEVVTLWYRSPEVLLGSARYSTPVDIWSIGTIFAELATKKPLFHGDSEIDQLFRIFRALGTPNNEVWPEVESLQDYKNTFPKWKPGSLASHVKNLDENGLDLLSKMLVYDPAKRISGKMALNHPYFNDLDNQIKKI, encoded by the exons ATGGAAGATTATaccaaaatagagaaaattggAGAAG GTACCTATGGAGTTGTGTATAAGGGTAGACACAAAACTACAGGTCAAGTGGTAGCCATGAAGAAAATCAGACTAGAAAGTGAAGAGGAAGGGGTTCCTAGTACTGCAATTCGGGAAATTTCTCTATTAAAAGAGCTTCGTCATCCAAATATAGTCAG TCTTCAAGATGTGCTTATGCAAGATTCCAGGTTATATCTCATCTTTGAATTCCTTTCCATGGATCTCAAGAAATACTTAGATTCCATCCCTCCTGGTCAGTTCATGGATTCTTCACTTGTTAAG AGTTATTTGTACCAAATCCTACAAGGGATTGTGTTTTGCCACTCCAGAAGAGTTCTGCACAGAGACTTAAAACCTCAAAATCTATTGATTGATGACAAAGGAACAATTAAACTGGCTGATTTTGGCCTTGCCAGAGCTTTTGGAATACCTATTAGAGTATACACACATGAG GTGGTAACACTCTGGTATAGATCGCCAGAAGTATTGCTGGGGTCAGCTCGCTACTCAACTCCAGTTGACATTTGGAGTATAGGCACCATATTTGCAGAATTAGCAACCAAGAAACCACTTTTCCATGGGGATTCAGAAATCGATCAACTCTTCAGAATTTTCag AGCTTTGGGCACTCCCAATAATGAAGTGTGGCCAGAAGTGGAATCTTTACAGGACTATAAGAATACATTTCCCAAGTGGAAACCAGGAAGCCTGGCATCCCATGTTAAAAACTTGGATGAAAATGGCTTGGATCTGCTCTCG aaaatgTTAGTCTATGATCCTGCCAAACGAATTTCTGGCAAAATGGCACTGAATCATCCATATTTTAATGATTTGGACAATCAGATTAAGAAGATATAG